The following proteins are encoded in a genomic region of Larus michahellis chromosome W unlocalized genomic scaffold, bLarMic1.1 SUPER_W_unloc_1, whole genome shotgun sequence:
- the LOC141736687 gene encoding E3 ubiquitin-protein ligase RBBP6-like produces MSAVHYKFSSKLKYDIVTFDGLHISLRDLKCRIMGREKLKAANCDLQISNAQTEEEYTDDNALIPKNSSVIVRRIPVGGVKATSKTSVRSRTEPVSGTSKAVCKITISIFYVWKRSSIFLQV; encoded by the exons ATGTCTGCTGTCCATTATAAGTTCTCCTCTAAGCTGAAGTACGATATAGTCACCTTCGACGGCCTCCACATCTCCCTCCGCGACCTCAAGTGCCGGATCATGGGCCGTGAGAAGCTGAAGGCGGCCAACTGTGacctgcagatcagcaacgcccagaccgAGGAAG aatacacagatgacaatgccctgattcctaagaactcatcggtgattgtcagaagaatccctgttggaggagtgaaagctaccagcaaaacatctgttag aagtcgaactgagccagtgagtggaacatcaaaagcGGTATGTAAAATCACAATCTCAATTTTTTACgtttggaaaaggagcagcatttttcttcaggtttga